One Gordonia zhaorongruii DNA segment encodes these proteins:
- a CDS encoding ABC transporter ATP-binding protein: MTRHRSARRGRPGTRPTGVLRIALAGRGAAIASVAVAQVLALGAGLAQPLFNAHLIDNGVVAGDFGYILGLGVWMLVVAVVGSVASFATVALGSRVSAEAAAEIRRRVYRRAGQMTEAEFQRIGTGSMLTRTSPDIAVVAQSVFVTLTAAIAAPIVMIGAIILALRESVTLSLVIVVVVVVLGIGVGLFVVRTIPLAMRMQQTTDALNRVLREHSAGVRIVRAFRRESTVGGWFAESNTEMSILARRIGSLQGLLTPAVLLVANLASVATVVAAAGLIESGRFTIGGLTAYTGYLNQIVAGTTMLVATIAVIPRAQASLRRIAEVLDADDVPTMDDASPGDVAERPMRLGFRVVHLRYPTADDETLRGLSLECVPGGTTVVIGGTSSGKSTMLSLVPRLIDPTVGAVAVAGKRVTEWPLEDLRRQIVHVGQRQSLIAGTVGANLRLADADADDDSLWRAMHATLIADTVRDRGGLDAAVDQGGANFSGGQRQRLALARALLRRPAVLCLDDAFSAMDGETASAVLAGIRTVLPDATVLLATQRVNLTRDADRIAVLEHGRITAVGDHLTLQASSEAYREFVDAQSAGVRDR, from the coding sequence GTGACGCGGCACCGTAGCGCGCGGCGCGGTCGACCCGGTACGCGGCCGACCGGGGTCCTGCGGATCGCACTCGCCGGGCGCGGTGCGGCGATCGCGTCCGTGGCGGTCGCACAGGTGCTGGCGCTCGGCGCCGGGCTGGCGCAGCCGCTGTTCAATGCGCACCTCATCGACAACGGTGTGGTGGCCGGAGATTTCGGCTACATACTCGGCCTCGGTGTGTGGATGCTCGTGGTCGCGGTCGTCGGATCTGTCGCATCGTTCGCAACGGTTGCACTCGGTTCGAGGGTGTCGGCGGAGGCTGCCGCCGAGATTCGGCGTCGGGTGTACCGACGTGCCGGGCAGATGACGGAAGCTGAGTTCCAGCGCATCGGTACGGGGTCGATGCTGACCCGGACCTCGCCGGACATCGCCGTTGTCGCGCAGTCGGTGTTCGTCACGTTGACGGCTGCGATCGCCGCCCCGATCGTGATGATCGGCGCGATCATTCTGGCGCTTCGGGAGTCGGTGACCCTGTCTCTGGTCATCGTCGTGGTCGTGGTGGTGCTCGGTATCGGGGTGGGGCTGTTCGTGGTCCGCACCATTCCGTTGGCGATGCGCATGCAGCAGACCACCGATGCGCTCAACCGGGTGCTGCGCGAGCATTCGGCGGGAGTGCGCATCGTGCGGGCCTTCCGACGAGAGTCGACCGTCGGCGGCTGGTTCGCCGAATCGAACACCGAGATGAGCATCCTTGCGAGGCGGATCGGCTCGTTGCAGGGGCTGCTGACACCGGCCGTGCTGCTGGTGGCCAACCTGGCCTCGGTGGCCACGGTCGTGGCCGCCGCGGGTCTCATCGAATCCGGACGGTTCACGATCGGTGGTCTCACCGCGTACACGGGCTATCTCAACCAGATCGTGGCCGGGACGACGATGCTGGTGGCGACGATCGCGGTGATCCCTCGTGCGCAGGCCAGCCTGCGGCGTATCGCCGAGGTGCTCGACGCGGACGACGTGCCGACGATGGACGACGCGTCGCCCGGTGATGTCGCCGAACGGCCGATGCGGCTGGGATTCCGTGTCGTGCATCTCCGGTATCCGACCGCCGACGACGAGACGTTGCGGGGACTGTCTCTGGAGTGCGTGCCGGGCGGCACGACAGTGGTCATCGGCGGCACGTCGAGCGGCAAGTCGACGATGCTGAGTCTTGTTCCGCGACTCATCGACCCGACTGTCGGCGCGGTGGCGGTGGCCGGGAAGCGAGTCACCGAATGGCCGCTCGAGGATCTCCGCAGGCAGATCGTCCACGTCGGTCAGCGACAGTCGCTGATCGCGGGCACCGTGGGCGCGAACCTGCGGCTGGCGGATGCCGACGCCGACGACGACTCCCTCTGGCGTGCCATGCACGCCACCCTCATCGCCGACACGGTGCGCGATCGCGGGGGACTGGACGCGGCCGTCGACCAAGGTGGCGCCAACTTCTCCGGCGGTCAGCGACAGCGACTCGCGTTGGCGCGCGCACTGCTCCGTCGCCCTGCGGTGCTCTGTCTCGACGACGCGTTCTCTGCGATGGACGGCGAGACGGCGAGCGCGGTACTGGCGGGCATCCGGACCGTGCTTCCCGACGCGACAGTTCTGCTGGCGACGCAACGAGTGAATCTGACCCGCGACGCCGATCGGATCGCAGTCCTCGAGCACGGCCGCATCACCGCCGTCGGCGACCATCTCACCCTGCAGGCCAGTAGCGAGGCGTACCGGGAGTTCGTGGACGCTCAGTCGGCTGGAGTGCGGGACCGATGA